The Rickettsia helvetica genome has a segment encoding these proteins:
- a CDS encoding type IV secretion system protein, with product MKILKSLVLLVLFMAMPAKAVDTFSWMSTGFGGLKSLFGCLEVPEFTSFQEGNIGISLSTAGTWQSTGNAVEKGKLLKINWSTSGITPAPRKYLVLYRIDPRFSTPQVFIKTYNYSKLQFEALGFPRFVTDNNSETPGAIPPDKDLDALSFTKMFDSVRYFNYSNGNSRIQVNAGDVVNISLVGKDNFFSPNTPKLPNTVDNILTQELDSSIFAASALYTQSNLGNFDNRIIYSSAEQVCNLIDASRDPEKSSGCSGTGSATKYKSINNGVLVGKPMMIGAVQNFMGLINSCPANAGINTSPTCYYDQGRGMIIKVGGQVIKGRDQSFVNSGSTQSSFIYYQATSGGTMDFTSDWQVSNMFSNSVLMSDWSQNFSNYASFVDYINKNDWSANFLYFGRYSMIVEIGNGANSISPGDQQNIKLEYLITSDGTLPDPSVRGTLVDYNFATDAPQDGYLWLRVVNPNSNIQGIVSVNYANYTGTTWFSDIIYNGAIKPITDQFRTFSQNFYIKLVKNSAVQNIAKAALTLYITIFGLMFVAGALKLTAVEVITRICKIAIVAFLIREESWSFFNTYFFSAFTDGIDFFVANVVGATSSRSNIFGFIDPIFNKYTNGRIWGLLFIELLQIHNGLAFIAIITIYSLITYFRAILEVIIGYVIAFIGVTVMISLAPFFIILMLFEKTKSLFDNWISTLLSYVVQPTILLIFFLLIDQVLSEQLLKVVVRACWDTLIPIKIGLDLTNLGIPINFSFTLPFLPGIPFYVPDVPEISSSNILTNNANTFLVLFTTALLFYSYCLMSYGLVTFVNIVVGMLTNVTPARISGNYQERSDPVGAVMQDIGSVTKPIKKAAMAPARVFKDKIIDQNYKARKPEGGGEFTNKFLAERNDVKKEKGERK from the coding sequence ATGAAAATTCTTAAGAGTTTAGTTTTATTAGTTTTATTTATGGCGATGCCAGCTAAAGCTGTTGATACTTTTTCATGGATGTCAACCGGTTTTGGTGGGTTAAAAAGCTTATTCGGTTGTTTAGAAGTGCCTGAATTTACAAGTTTTCAAGAGGGTAATATAGGAATTAGTTTATCTACAGCTGGAACTTGGCAATCAACAGGTAATGCTGTTGAGAAAGGTAAATTGTTAAAAATAAACTGGTCTACTTCAGGTATTACTCCTGCACCTAGAAAATATCTAGTATTATATAGAATTGATCCAAGGTTTAGTACACCGCAAGTTTTCATTAAAACTTATAATTATTCTAAATTACAATTTGAAGCTTTAGGATTTCCTCGTTTTGTTACGGACAATAACAGTGAAACACCGGGGGCCATACCGCCTGATAAAGACCTTGATGCACTTTCATTTACTAAAATGTTTGATTCTGTTAGGTATTTTAACTATTCTAACGGTAATTCGAGAATTCAAGTTAATGCCGGCGATGTAGTAAATATTAGTTTAGTTGGTAAAGATAATTTTTTTAGCCCTAATACTCCAAAACTTCCTAATACCGTAGATAATATTTTAACACAGGAACTTGATAGTTCAATATTCGCTGCTTCTGCACTTTATACTCAAAGTAACCTTGGTAACTTTGATAATAGAATAATTTACTCGTCTGCAGAGCAGGTATGTAATCTTATAGATGCCTCAAGAGATCCTGAAAAATCAAGCGGATGTAGCGGTACTGGCTCAGCTACAAAATATAAAAGTATAAATAACGGAGTATTAGTCGGTAAGCCTATGATGATTGGAGCGGTACAGAATTTCATGGGTTTAATTAATTCTTGTCCTGCTAATGCCGGTATAAATACTAGCCCCACTTGCTATTACGATCAAGGTAGAGGAATGATAATTAAAGTAGGCGGGCAGGTTATTAAGGGACGAGATCAGAGTTTTGTAAATTCAGGCAGTACCCAAAGTAGTTTTATATATTATCAAGCAACTAGCGGCGGTACTATGGATTTTACTAGCGATTGGCAAGTTAGTAACATGTTTAGTAATTCAGTTTTAATGAGTGATTGGAGCCAAAATTTTTCAAATTATGCTAGTTTTGTAGATTATATAAATAAGAATGATTGGTCAGCTAATTTTTTATATTTTGGTCGTTATTCGATGATTGTTGAAATAGGTAATGGGGCAAATTCAATTAGTCCGGGTGATCAACAAAATATAAAGTTAGAATATTTAATAACATCAGATGGTACGTTACCTGATCCATCTGTTCGTGGTACGCTGGTAGATTATAACTTTGCGACTGATGCACCGCAAGATGGATATTTATGGTTAAGGGTGGTAAATCCTAATAGTAATATACAAGGGATAGTTAGTGTAAATTATGCTAATTATACCGGTACAACTTGGTTTTCTGATATAATATATAACGGTGCTATTAAACCTATTACCGATCAGTTTAGAACTTTTAGTCAAAACTTTTATATTAAGTTAGTTAAAAATTCTGCAGTGCAGAATATAGCTAAAGCTGCATTAACCCTTTATATTACTATATTTGGGCTCATGTTCGTTGCAGGAGCATTAAAATTAACTGCCGTAGAAGTAATAACACGTATATGCAAAATAGCTATAGTAGCTTTTTTAATTAGAGAAGAAAGTTGGAGCTTCTTTAATACATACTTCTTTAGTGCATTTACTGACGGTATTGATTTCTTTGTAGCTAACGTAGTAGGTGCTACAAGCTCTAGATCTAATATTTTTGGTTTTATTGATCCTATATTTAATAAATATACTAACGGTAGGATTTGGGGATTACTATTTATTGAATTATTACAAATACATAATGGTTTAGCATTTATCGCTATTATAACCATTTATTCACTTATCACTTATTTTAGAGCTATTTTAGAAGTTATAATAGGCTATGTTATTGCATTCATAGGGGTAACCGTTATGATTTCATTAGCACCGTTTTTCATAATATTAATGTTATTTGAAAAAACTAAGAGTTTATTTGATAATTGGATATCGACATTGCTTAGCTATGTAGTGCAGCCGACAATATTATTGATTTTCTTTTTATTGATAGATCAGGTTTTATCTGAGCAGCTTTTAAAAGTAGTAGTTAGAGCCTGTTGGGATACTCTTATACCAATAAAAATAGGGCTTGATTTAACAAATCTTGGTATTCCGATTAATTTCTCTTTTACGTTACCGTTCTTACCCGGAATACCTTTCTATGTACCGGATGTTCCGGAAATTAGTAGCTCGAATATTCTAACGAACAACGCTAATACTTTCTTAGTATTATTTACTACGGCTTTATTATTTTATTCATATTGTTTGATGTCATATGGCTTAGTAACTTTTGTAAATATAGTAGTCGGAATGCTTACAAATGTTACACCGGCACGAATATCAGGAAATTATCAAGAACGTTCTGATC